A DNA window from Branchiostoma lanceolatum isolate klBraLanc5 chromosome 17, klBraLanc5.hap2, whole genome shotgun sequence contains the following coding sequences:
- the LOC136422759 gene encoding glutaminase kidney isoform, mitochondrial-like isoform X2, producing MHRLWPALYHGAQRQYRFFPVCQQITCLMSSKAGDPTKPSDHLTKNETENGEDTSTSVPPSRPNAISSLPQLEDWVFRLLSNQQGRVPVSEFHKALREVGLWENDPRLRETMANLRKLQESHSSFLDRETFSKCITENIVLIGRAFQSKFVIPKFSEFSSYIDKMYWTCVSQKKGKVADYIPQLARFSPDLWGVALCTVDGQRHSIGDSDKPFCLQSCVKPLVYATAVSELGDKTVHKYVGTEPSGRSFNEIALNKYNQPFNPMINSGAILLCSLIKPEEHQSDRFDHILKVLKAAAGDDFVGFSNTTFLSEKATSYRNFALAYYLKENQCFPPKTDLMEALDLYLQHCSVDITCESGAIIAATLANGGVCPLTGELVFHPDAVQHTLSLMHSCGMYDYSGQFAFQVGLPAKSGVSGGIMLVVPSVMGIMCWSPPLDSTGNSVRGLHFCKELVSTFNFHHYDNLKYKSKKLDPRRHRDESRSQQIIDILFAAYNGDVTALRRCVMLGMDMEVMDYDGRTALHLAASEGHVQVVRFLLEKCGVRHDLRDRWGQVPLDDAVRFGHKETEEILRKAQEQSG from the exons ATGCATCGCCTGTGGCCAGCCCTGTACCATGGCGCACAACGACAGTATAGATTCTTCCCAGTGTGTCAGCAGATCACCTGCCTCATGTCAAGTAAAGCAGGTGATCCTACGAAGCCATCTGACCATCTGACAAAAAATGAGACTGAAAATGGAGAAGATACGTCTACGTCTGTGCCCCCTAGTCGACCAAACGCAATCTCCTCCCTCCCTCAGTTGGAAGATTGGGTCTTCCGTCTGCTGTCCAATCAACAGGGTCGCGTTCCCGTCTCGGAGTTCCATAAGGCGCTACGAGAGGTGGGTCTGTGGGAAAACGATCCCCGCTTGAGAGAAACCATGGCCAATCTCCGAAAGCTACAAGAGTCCCACAGCTCTTTTCTAGACCGCGAGACCTTCAGCAAGTGTATAACGGAGAATATCGTACTTATTGGCCGAGCTTTCCAGTCCAAGTTTGTTATACCAAAGTTTAGTGAGTTCTCCAGCTATATTGACAAAATGTACTGGACCTGTGTCTCGCAGAAGAAAGGTAAAGTAGCGGATTATATTCCGCAGCTTGCACGTTTCAGCCCCGATTTGTGGGGCGTGGCATTGTGCACCGTAGATGGTCAACGACATTCAATAGGAGACAGCGACAAACCGTTCTGTCTGCAGTCGTGCGTCAAGCCTCTGGTGTACGCAACCGCGGTCAGTGAGCTCGGGGACAAAACTGTCCACAAATATGTCGGAACTGAGCCAAGCGGGAGGTCGTTCAACGAGATTGCTTTGAACAAGTACAACCAGCCATTCAACCCCATGATCAACTCAGGTGCCATCCTGCTGTGTTCTCTCATCAAGCCCGAGGAACATCAGTCAGACAGGTTTGACCACATCCTGAAGGTGCTGAAAGCAGCCGCAGGTGACGACTTTGTGGGCTTTAGCAACACCACTTTCCTGTCAGAGAAAGCCACCTCCTATCGCAACTTTGCCTTAGCTTACTACTTAAAGGAGAACCAGTGCTTCCCACCAAAGACAGACCTCATGGAAGCTCTGGATCTATACCTCCAGCACTGCTCAGTTGACATAACGTGCGAGTCCGGCGCAATCATAGCGGCTACGCTAGCGAACGGAGGAGTGTGCCCGCTAACGGGAGAGCTGGTGTTCCATCCGGATGCGGTCCAGCACACGCTGTCGCTCATGCACTCCTGCGGAATGTACGACTACTCAGGACAGTTCGCGTTCCAAGTCGGTCTCCCCGCGAAGTCTGGAGTTAGCGGTGGGATCATGTTGGTCGTGCCCAGTGTTATGGGCATCATGTGTTGGAGCCCACCGCTAGATAGTACAGGGAACAGTGTCCGAGGTCTGCACTTCTGCAAGGAACTGGTCTCAACCTTCAACTTTCACCACTACGACAATCTCAAGTACAAGTCTAAGAAACTGGATCCAAGACGGCACAG GGATGAAAGTCGCAGTCAGCAAATCATCGACATCCTGTTTGCTGCGTACAACGGTGACGTGACAGCCCTGCGCCGCTGCGTGATGCTGGGAATGGACATGGAGGTGATGGACTACGACGGTCGCACGGCGCTGCACCTGGCGGCATCGGAGGGTCACGTGCAGGTGGTCCGGTTCCTTCTGGAGAAGTGTGGGGTACGGCACGACCTTCGGGATCGCTGGGGGCAGGTCCCGCTAGACGACGCTGTTCGCTTTGGACACAAGGAAACTGAGGAGATTCTACGCAAGGCTCAAGAACAATCTGGCtag
- the LOC136422759 gene encoding glutaminase kidney isoform, mitochondrial-like isoform X1 yields MHRLWPALYHGAQRQYRFFPVCQQITCLMSSKAGDPTKPSDHLTKNETENGEDTSTSVPPSRPNAISSLPQLEDWVFRLLSNQQGRVPVSEFHKALREVGLWENDPRLRETMANLRKLQESHSSFLDRETFSKCITENIVLIGRAFQSKFVIPKFSEFSSYIDKMYWTCVSQKKGKVADYIPQLARFSPDLWGVALCTVDGQRHSIGDSDKPFCLQSCVKPLVYATAVSELGDKTVHKYVGTEPSGRSFNEIALNKYNQPFNPMINSGAILLCSLIKPEEHQSDRFDHILKVLKAAAGDDFVGFSNTTFLSEKATSYRNFALAYYLKENQCFPPKTDLMEALDLYLQHCSVDITCESGAIIAATLANGGVCPLTGELVFHPDAVQHTLSLMHSCGMYDYSGQFAFQVGLPAKSGVSGGIMLVVPSVMGIMCWSPPLDSTGNSVRGLHFCKELVSTFNFHHYDNLKYKSKKLDPRRHSLYTMRGRSFRDESRSQQIIDILFAAYNGDVTALRRCVMLGMDMEVMDYDGRTALHLAASEGHVQVVRFLLEKCGVRHDLRDRWGQVPLDDAVRFGHKETEEILRKAQEQSG; encoded by the exons ATGCATCGCCTGTGGCCAGCCCTGTACCATGGCGCACAACGACAGTATAGATTCTTCCCAGTGTGTCAGCAGATCACCTGCCTCATGTCAAGTAAAGCAGGTGATCCTACGAAGCCATCTGACCATCTGACAAAAAATGAGACTGAAAATGGAGAAGATACGTCTACGTCTGTGCCCCCTAGTCGACCAAACGCAATCTCCTCCCTCCCTCAGTTGGAAGATTGGGTCTTCCGTCTGCTGTCCAATCAACAGGGTCGCGTTCCCGTCTCGGAGTTCCATAAGGCGCTACGAGAGGTGGGTCTGTGGGAAAACGATCCCCGCTTGAGAGAAACCATGGCCAATCTCCGAAAGCTACAAGAGTCCCACAGCTCTTTTCTAGACCGCGAGACCTTCAGCAAGTGTATAACGGAGAATATCGTACTTATTGGCCGAGCTTTCCAGTCCAAGTTTGTTATACCAAAGTTTAGTGAGTTCTCCAGCTATATTGACAAAATGTACTGGACCTGTGTCTCGCAGAAGAAAGGTAAAGTAGCGGATTATATTCCGCAGCTTGCACGTTTCAGCCCCGATTTGTGGGGCGTGGCATTGTGCACCGTAGATGGTCAACGACATTCAATAGGAGACAGCGACAAACCGTTCTGTCTGCAGTCGTGCGTCAAGCCTCTGGTGTACGCAACCGCGGTCAGTGAGCTCGGGGACAAAACTGTCCACAAATATGTCGGAACTGAGCCAAGCGGGAGGTCGTTCAACGAGATTGCTTTGAACAAGTACAACCAGCCATTCAACCCCATGATCAACTCAGGTGCCATCCTGCTGTGTTCTCTCATCAAGCCCGAGGAACATCAGTCAGACAGGTTTGACCACATCCTGAAGGTGCTGAAAGCAGCCGCAGGTGACGACTTTGTGGGCTTTAGCAACACCACTTTCCTGTCAGAGAAAGCCACCTCCTATCGCAACTTTGCCTTAGCTTACTACTTAAAGGAGAACCAGTGCTTCCCACCAAAGACAGACCTCATGGAAGCTCTGGATCTATACCTCCAGCACTGCTCAGTTGACATAACGTGCGAGTCCGGCGCAATCATAGCGGCTACGCTAGCGAACGGAGGAGTGTGCCCGCTAACGGGAGAGCTGGTGTTCCATCCGGATGCGGTCCAGCACACGCTGTCGCTCATGCACTCCTGCGGAATGTACGACTACTCAGGACAGTTCGCGTTCCAAGTCGGTCTCCCCGCGAAGTCTGGAGTTAGCGGTGGGATCATGTTGGTCGTGCCCAGTGTTATGGGCATCATGTGTTGGAGCCCACCGCTAGATAGTACAGGGAACAGTGTCCGAGGTCTGCACTTCTGCAAGGAACTGGTCTCAACCTTCAACTTTCACCACTACGACAATCTCAAGTACAAGTCTAAGAAACTGGATCCAAGACGGCACAG CCTATACACTATGAGAGGAAGATCGTTCAG GGATGAAAGTCGCAGTCAGCAAATCATCGACATCCTGTTTGCTGCGTACAACGGTGACGTGACAGCCCTGCGCCGCTGCGTGATGCTGGGAATGGACATGGAGGTGATGGACTACGACGGTCGCACGGCGCTGCACCTGGCGGCATCGGAGGGTCACGTGCAGGTGGTCCGGTTCCTTCTGGAGAAGTGTGGGGTACGGCACGACCTTCGGGATCGCTGGGGGCAGGTCCCGCTAGACGACGCTGTTCGCTTTGGACACAAGGAAACTGAGGAGATTCTACGCAAGGCTCAAGAACAATCTGGCtag
- the LOC136422760 gene encoding solute carrier family 35 member F4-like isoform X2, which yields MNRNMQVVPADANEVVENTEEPPSAETCCCLTDTRRKTILGGIATLGIGGSWVASTQLAQATYQPYFHAPYLVVWFCSVWMAATFPLYFASVRTCSRENKPLATTVKECAKVFGEQGLTVRSFFVRAAPFSVLTVAAHYMFVLALSLLPATDVSALYVSNVSFVYLLSWILLREKFASAGIMSVILGISGIVLMSYSDGFGGSSLLGVALGVGASAGHALYKVLFKWLLGEADSGQVALFMTLLGLCTLLFLWPVGLVLYFTGAEIWGLHALPWQYLCATAGFNFAFIQLINFGAAFTFPIFISVGILVAVPVNAAVDAIVHNKTVSAIKVMAIIIFIMASLLLLLPDGWEEQVRKVIPCKKKGPPQEELFTSRSLRRIHSCSPSRASNA from the exons ACGCCAATGAAGTGGTTGAGAACACGGAGGAACCACCGTCCGCTGAAACCTGCTGTTGCCTTACCGACACGAGGAGAAAGACCATTCTGGGTGGGATCGCCACCCTGGGGATCGGCGGGTCCTGGGTGGCGTCAACCCAGTTGGCGCAGGCCACGTACCAGCCGTACTTTCACGCCCCCTACCTGGTGGTGTGGTTCTGCAGCGTGTGGATGGCGGCCACCTTCCCGCTGTACTTCGCCTCCGTGCGCACGTGTTCGAGAGAGAACAAGCCGCTGGCAACAACCGTCAA GGAGTGTGCTAAGGTGTTCGGGGAGCAGGGTCTGACCGTGCGGTCCTTCTTCGTGCGGGCGGCGCCGTTCTCCGTCCTGACCGTGGCGGCGCACTACATGTTCGtgctggccctcagtctgctcCCCGCCACAGACGTCTCAGCACTCTACGTCTCCAACGTCTCCTTCGTGTACCTTCTGTCCTGGATACTGCTCAGGGAAAAGTTCGCTTCTGCCGGG ATCATGTCGGTGATTTTGGGGATATCTGGGATTGTGCTGATGTCCTACTCCGACGGGTTTGGCGGCTCCTCTCTTTTAGGGGTAGCGCTGGGGGTGGGGGCGTCGGCTGGGCATGCTTTGTACAAG GTGCTGTTTAAGTGGTTGTTGGGAGAGGCGGACTCTGGCCAGGTGGCGCTGTTCATGACGTTACTAGGACTATGCACTCTGCTGTTTCTGTGGCCAGTCGGACTGGTTCTGTACTTCACGGGGGCAGAAATATGGGGCTTACACGCACTACCTTGGCAATACCTGTGCGCCACCGCCGGATTCAACTTCG CCTTTATACAGCTGATCAACTTTGGAGCTGCCTTCACATTCCCCATCTTCATCTCAGTTGGCATCCTCGTCGCAGTCCCGGTTAACGCAG CTGTGGACGCCATTGTGCACAATAAGACGGTGAGCGCCATCAAGGTCATGGcgatcatcatcttcatcatggcCTCTCTACTGCTGCTGTTACCGGACGGCTGGGAGGAACAG GTTAGGAAGGTGATACCCTGCAAGAAAAAGGGTCCGCCACAGGAGGAGCTCTTCACCTCAAGGAGTTTGCGCAGAATTCACAGTTGTTCACCCTCGCGTGCGTCGAACGCTTGA
- the LOC136422760 gene encoding solute carrier family 35 member F4-like isoform X1, with amino-acid sequence MSSTQRYVVTANNNNNGHNCRRAAAALPTAGGKLACDANEVVENTEEPPSAETCCCLTDTRRKTILGGIATLGIGGSWVASTQLAQATYQPYFHAPYLVVWFCSVWMAATFPLYFASVRTCSRENKPLATTVKECAKVFGEQGLTVRSFFVRAAPFSVLTVAAHYMFVLALSLLPATDVSALYVSNVSFVYLLSWILLREKFASAGIMSVILGISGIVLMSYSDGFGGSSLLGVALGVGASAGHALYKVLFKWLLGEADSGQVALFMTLLGLCTLLFLWPVGLVLYFTGAEIWGLHALPWQYLCATAGFNFAFIQLINFGAAFTFPIFISVGILVAVPVNAAVDAIVHNKTVSAIKVMAIIIFIMASLLLLLPDGWEEQVRKVIPCKKKGPPQEELFTSRSLRRIHSCSPSRASNA; translated from the exons ACGCCAATGAAGTGGTTGAGAACACGGAGGAACCACCGTCCGCTGAAACCTGCTGTTGCCTTACCGACACGAGGAGAAAGACCATTCTGGGTGGGATCGCCACCCTGGGGATCGGCGGGTCCTGGGTGGCGTCAACCCAGTTGGCGCAGGCCACGTACCAGCCGTACTTTCACGCCCCCTACCTGGTGGTGTGGTTCTGCAGCGTGTGGATGGCGGCCACCTTCCCGCTGTACTTCGCCTCCGTGCGCACGTGTTCGAGAGAGAACAAGCCGCTGGCAACAACCGTCAA GGAGTGTGCTAAGGTGTTCGGGGAGCAGGGTCTGACCGTGCGGTCCTTCTTCGTGCGGGCGGCGCCGTTCTCCGTCCTGACCGTGGCGGCGCACTACATGTTCGtgctggccctcagtctgctcCCCGCCACAGACGTCTCAGCACTCTACGTCTCCAACGTCTCCTTCGTGTACCTTCTGTCCTGGATACTGCTCAGGGAAAAGTTCGCTTCTGCCGGG ATCATGTCGGTGATTTTGGGGATATCTGGGATTGTGCTGATGTCCTACTCCGACGGGTTTGGCGGCTCCTCTCTTTTAGGGGTAGCGCTGGGGGTGGGGGCGTCGGCTGGGCATGCTTTGTACAAG GTGCTGTTTAAGTGGTTGTTGGGAGAGGCGGACTCTGGCCAGGTGGCGCTGTTCATGACGTTACTAGGACTATGCACTCTGCTGTTTCTGTGGCCAGTCGGACTGGTTCTGTACTTCACGGGGGCAGAAATATGGGGCTTACACGCACTACCTTGGCAATACCTGTGCGCCACCGCCGGATTCAACTTCG CCTTTATACAGCTGATCAACTTTGGAGCTGCCTTCACATTCCCCATCTTCATCTCAGTTGGCATCCTCGTCGCAGTCCCGGTTAACGCAG CTGTGGACGCCATTGTGCACAATAAGACGGTGAGCGCCATCAAGGTCATGGcgatcatcatcttcatcatggcCTCTCTACTGCTGCTGTTACCGGACGGCTGGGAGGAACAG GTTAGGAAGGTGATACCCTGCAAGAAAAAGGGTCCGCCACAGGAGGAGCTCTTCACCTCAAGGAGTTTGCGCAGAATTCACAGTTGTTCACCCTCGCGTGCGTCGAACGCTTGA